In Deltaproteobacteria bacterium, a single window of DNA contains:
- a CDS encoding radical SAM protein, whose amino-acid sequence MDYQGIIIRPPSEANSIILQVTIGCSHNKCTFCGTYKGVRFRIKPESVVERDIEFAASYCRRQRRLFVADGDALILPQARLMKLLKTIRERLPWVTRVGIYGNAKSIRTKALEDLIALRKSGLGIVYMGLESGDDVTLKKIRKGVRADTIVEMGQKVVEAGIKLSVTVLLGLAGRERSALHAETTGQALSAMDPNYVGALSLMLLSNTPLGQDYLEGRFRLISPMEMLTELKTMMAHTVLSGGLFHANHASNYLPVKARFPRDKETTISLIDEALKGNIRLKPESLRAV is encoded by the coding sequence ATGGACTATCAAGGGATAATCATCCGGCCTCCGAGCGAGGCAAATAGCATCATTCTTCAAGTTACCATAGGGTGTTCCCACAATAAATGCACATTCTGTGGCACATACAAGGGCGTGCGCTTCAGAATCAAACCGGAATCGGTTGTTGAACGAGATATCGAGTTTGCAGCCTCCTATTGCAGACGCCAGCGCCGGCTTTTTGTTGCCGATGGCGATGCCCTCATTCTGCCACAGGCCAGGCTTATGAAGCTGCTGAAGACCATCCGCGAGCGTCTCCCCTGGGTCACCCGGGTCGGCATTTACGGAAATGCAAAAAGCATCCGGACCAAGGCATTGGAAGACCTGATAGCGCTTCGCAAGAGCGGATTGGGCATTGTCTACATGGGCCTTGAGAGCGGTGATGATGTTACACTCAAGAAGATTCGAAAGGGCGTAAGAGCAGACACCATAGTAGAGATGGGCCAGAAAGTCGTTGAGGCCGGAATCAAGCTCTCCGTGACCGTGCTACTCGGCCTGGCAGGTCGGGAACGATCTGCCCTGCATGCCGAGACCACGGGCCAAGCGCTGAGCGCCATGGACCCTAACTATGTGGGGGCACTAAGCCTGATGCTGCTATCCAATACGCCCCTGGGACAGGACTACCTGGAAGGGCGCTTTAGGCTCATCAGTCCCATGGAGATGTTGACGGAACTCAAGACCATGATGGCCCACACGGTCCTTTCCGGAGGGCTATTTCATGCCAACCATGCCTCAAACTACCTTCCCGTCAAGGCAAGATTTCCCAGGGATAAGGAGACAACAATCAGCCTCATTGACGAGGCCCTCAAGGGGAACATCCGTCTTAAGCCCGAGTCCTTGCGAGCAGTGTAG
- a CDS encoding response regulator, with amino-acid sequence MAFNVLIVDDSSSMRNIIKKTLQMSGFDVGEIFEAGNGVEALAVLEKEWADVILTDVHMPEMDGLEFLKVLNKQDVVSTTPVVVVTTEGRGERLDELRGLGARACIRKPFRPEEIKKILGDALGMDEKAITEKEDLYGCDF; translated from the coding sequence ATGGCGTTTAATGTCCTAATTGTTGATGACTCATCATCCATGCGAAACATCATCAAGAAGACTCTGCAGATGTCTGGTTTCGATGTCGGCGAGATTTTTGAGGCTGGTAACGGCGTGGAAGCATTGGCTGTCCTTGAGAAGGAATGGGCTGACGTGATCTTGACTGACGTTCACATGCCCGAGATGGATGGTCTCGAGTTCTTGAAGGTCTTGAACAAGCAAGACGTTGTTTCAACAACGCCTGTTGTGGTTGTGACCACAGAGGGTCGGGGAGAGCGACTGGATGAGCTTCGGGGCCTCGGCGCAAGGGCCTGTATCAGGAAACCCTTCAGGCCGGAAGAGATCAAGAAGATCCTGGGGGACGCGCTCGGTATGGATGAAAAAGCAATCACAGAGAAGGAAGATCTTTACGGGTGTGATTTCTGA
- a CDS encoding CoA-binding protein — translation MPQYNPPCEEIRTILENHKTVAIVGLSPKPERDSHKVGKYLKDHGYRIVPVNPGQKEILGEKCYPNLKAIPFPIDVVDIFRKSEAVPPIVDHAVEIGARVVWMQLGIVHNLAAGKAREAGLDVVMSKCIKIEHMNMLRE, via the coding sequence ATGCCTCAATACAATCCACCGTGTGAAGAGATCAGGACAATCCTTGAGAACCACAAAACAGTGGCTATTGTGGGTCTATCTCCCAAACCGGAAAGAGACAGCCACAAGGTGGGGAAATATCTCAAAGACCACGGTTACAGAATTGTTCCGGTTAATCCCGGCCAAAAGGAGATACTGGGTGAAAAGTGCTATCCCAATCTCAAGGCTATCCCTTTCCCGATAGACGTAGTAGACATATTCAGGAAGTCTGAAGCCGTCCCTCCTATTGTGGATCATGCCGTAGAGATTGGGGCCAGGGTGGTCTGGATGCAATTGGGCATTGTCCACAACCTAGCGGCGGGAAAGGCCAGAGAGGCCGGTCTTGACGTGGTTATGAGTAAGTGTATCAAGATTGAACATATGAACATGTTAAGGGAGTGA
- a CDS encoding class II fumarate hydratase has translation MADQNVTFRIEKDTMGEVKVPVEAYYGVQTQRAVENFPVSKIRFPRDFIMALGLIKKYAAQVNEQQGNLDHELARAITEAADEIATGKLDRQFVIDIFQTGSATSTNMNANEVIATRANEILTGQKDARHPVHPNDHVNMGQSSNDVIPTAIHVAALTSITEDLIPALKILYESLKEKSATFDSIVKIGRTHLQDAVPIRLGQEFSGYARQIELGMQRLEGTKRSLAELALGGTAVGTGLNTPPEFASQVIELISRKTGCRFREATNHFEAQAAQDAAMEASGALKTVAISLMKIANDIRWLSSGPRCGLGEINIPGLQPGSSIMPGKVNPVIPESVTQVAAQVIGNDATIAIGCQAGNFELNVMLPVIAHNLLQSIRLIASAARIFAEKCVSGISANEARCKAFIEESLAMCTSLSPVIGYEQAAAIAKEAYTTGKTVRDVARGKKVLSEAKLEELLDPMKMT, from the coding sequence ATGGCTGATCAAAATGTGACTTTCAGGATTGAAAAGGACACCATGGGTGAGGTGAAGGTTCCCGTGGAGGCCTATTACGGAGTTCAGACCCAGCGTGCGGTGGAGAACTTTCCTGTCAGCAAGATCAGATTTCCCAGAGATTTCATCATGGCCCTTGGCCTCATCAAGAAATATGCAGCCCAGGTAAATGAGCAACAGGGCAATCTGGACCACGAGCTTGCCCGAGCAATCACTGAAGCTGCGGACGAAATCGCTACGGGAAAGCTGGACAGACAATTTGTCATTGACATCTTTCAAACAGGCTCCGCCACCTCAACCAACATGAATGCCAACGAGGTCATTGCCACGAGGGCCAACGAGATCCTCACAGGCCAGAAAGACGCCAGGCATCCGGTCCATCCCAATGACCATGTCAACATGGGCCAGTCAAGCAACGACGTCATTCCCACTGCGATTCATGTTGCGGCCTTGACATCAATCACCGAGGACCTCATCCCAGCGCTCAAGATCCTTTACGAGTCACTTAAGGAAAAGTCGGCCACCTTTGACAGCATCGTCAAGATCGGACGCACGCATCTTCAAGATGCGGTCCCAATCCGGCTCGGTCAGGAATTCAGCGGCTATGCCCGGCAGATCGAACTGGGCATGCAAAGACTCGAAGGAACCAAACGATCCCTTGCGGAACTGGCCCTTGGCGGAACCGCCGTTGGCACAGGCCTCAATACCCCCCCGGAATTCGCCTCCCAGGTGATCGAATTGATTTCCCGGAAGACCGGGTGTCGGTTTCGAGAGGCGACAAATCACTTTGAGGCGCAGGCTGCCCAGGATGCAGCTATGGAGGCGAGTGGTGCGCTAAAGACTGTGGCCATTAGCCTGATGAAGATAGCAAACGACATCCGGTGGCTTTCATCTGGCCCCAGATGCGGACTCGGGGAGATCAACATCCCGGGCCTTCAGCCCGGGTCCTCAATCATGCCGGGCAAAGTAAACCCGGTCATTCCCGAATCCGTCACACAGGTTGCCGCCCAGGTGATTGGCAATGATGCAACAATCGCCATTGGTTGTCAGGCAGGCAATTTCGAGCTGAACGTGATGCTTCCCGTCATTGCGCATAATTTATTGCAGTCAATAAGGCTTATTGCGTCAGCGGCACGGATCTTTGCTGAAAAATGCGTAAGCGGCATTTCCGCCAATGAGGCCAGGTGCAAAGCCTTCATAGAGGAGAGCTTGGCCATGTGCACATCGCTATCCCCAGTCATAGGATATGAACAGGCCGCGGCAATCGCCAAGGAGGCCTATACTACTGGCAAGACTGTGAGAGATGTTGCCAGGGGGAAAAAGGTCCTTTCAGAGGCAAAGCTGGAGGAGTTGCTGGATCCTATGAAGATGACTTAG
- a CDS encoding zinc-ribbon domain-containing protein codes for MRVECENCQKVYDIPDERLPAGKKIKFPCPACKSVIKVDMRSHQADTDAVPSSASGAHADNKSGEAEALKEKIFKSVSDLPPMPQVVHKAREVMDDPNSSFKDLAIIFVTDQAIATRVLKLANSAYYGLSQQVSSIQQASVILGHKALAELVTMAATSSLLGKDIKGYGLEAGELWKHSLAVAFGSRLIAKKKSPALSDDAFAAGLIHDSGKLVLDKYILERKGMFEEFMADGQGTFLAAEKEILGFDHAEIASEVCKKWNVPQNVATAIRYHHCPLEAQENELANILHVADGIAMLSGLGTGEDALSYEMEESAVSSFGFKNEDISKLMDQVVASVQNTIQEFQ; via the coding sequence GTGAGAGTCGAGTGTGAGAATTGCCAGAAGGTCTACGATATTCCCGATGAACGACTCCCCGCTGGGAAGAAGATAAAATTCCCGTGCCCGGCTTGCAAAAGTGTTATCAAAGTCGATATGCGTTCACATCAGGCGGACACCGACGCCGTTCCTTCTTCTGCTTCAGGGGCACATGCTGACAACAAATCGGGAGAGGCCGAAGCTCTAAAGGAGAAGATTTTCAAGAGTGTGAGCGACTTGCCTCCAATGCCCCAGGTCGTGCACAAGGCTCGAGAGGTTATGGACGATCCGAATTCCAGTTTCAAAGACCTGGCGATCATATTCGTAACGGACCAGGCTATTGCCACCAGGGTTTTGAAGCTGGCCAACTCAGCATACTATGGCCTTAGCCAACAGGTTTCATCGATTCAACAGGCATCGGTTATTCTAGGGCATAAGGCTCTGGCAGAACTTGTCACCATGGCAGCCACTTCCTCTCTGTTGGGAAAAGATATCAAGGGCTACGGCCTGGAAGCAGGAGAGCTGTGGAAGCATTCTCTTGCGGTTGCCTTTGGTTCGAGGCTAATCGCCAAGAAGAAAAGCCCTGCACTTTCGGATGATGCATTTGCAGCCGGCCTCATTCATGACTCGGGCAAGCTAGTGCTCGACAAATATATCCTTGAAAGAAAGGGAATGTTCGAAGAGTTCATGGCAGACGGTCAAGGGACTTTTCTGGCTGCTGAAAAGGAGATCCTCGGATTTGATCATGCAGAAATAGCTTCTGAGGTGTGCAAGAAGTGGAATGTCCCCCAAAACGTGGCTACTGCCATAAGATATCATCATTGTCCGTTAGAGGCACAGGAAAACGAACTGGCAAACATCCTCCATGTGGCAGACGGGATAGCCATGTTGAGTGGCCTCGGAACCGGAGAAGACGCCTTGTCTTACGAAATGGAAGAAAGCGCCGTCAGCTCTTTTGGCTTCAAGAATGAAGACATAAGCAAGCTCATGGACCAGGTAGTGGCATCTGTTCAGAATACTATCCAGGAATTTCAGTAA
- a CDS encoding chemotaxis protein CheD: protein MNVTVGIADMKVSDDPAATLITHSLGSCIGVAIYDPVAKVGGMVHYMLPESKLDSNKAKSQPLMFADTGIPLLFKACYKLGAEKKRIISKVAGGSQIIDASGAFNIGKRNYAALRKIFWRNNVLVDAEDVGGTSNRTMRLNIATGELALKVYGRGEIIL, encoded by the coding sequence TTGAATGTTACTGTAGGTATAGCTGATATGAAGGTGAGTGATGATCCGGCTGCTACCCTGATTACCCATTCGTTGGGTTCGTGTATTGGTGTGGCTATCTATGACCCGGTGGCCAAGGTGGGCGGCATGGTCCATTACATGCTTCCTGAATCCAAGCTGGACAGTAATAAAGCCAAGAGCCAGCCTTTGATGTTTGCCGATACGGGGATCCCGCTCCTGTTTAAAGCGTGTTACAAGTTGGGAGCCGAGAAGAAGCGGATAATCTCGAAAGTGGCGGGCGGGTCTCAGATTATAGACGCTTCAGGGGCGTTCAACATCGGAAAACGCAACTATGCGGCCCTCAGAAAGATCTTTTGGCGCAACAACGTGCTTGTTGATGCTGAAGATGTGGGGGGTACTTCAAACAGAACCATGCGGCTCAACATTGCCACAGGGGAACTGGCCTTAAAGGTTTACGGCAGGGGAGAAATAATCCTATGA
- a CDS encoding response regulator, which translates to MDLNMNVLVVDDFATMRRIIKNALKQIGFTKILEADDGTTALAVLKKNEVDLIISDWNMPKMTGLDLLKKVRGEESTKKIPFLMVTAEAQKDNVLQAIQAGVSNYVVKPFTADAIKEKLTQVFSKKAK; encoded by the coding sequence ATGGACTTAAATATGAACGTGTTGGTGGTTGACGATTTTGCTACCATGCGGCGAATCATAAAGAACGCCTTGAAACAGATCGGATTTACCAAGATACTGGAGGCCGACGATGGCACAACAGCCCTTGCGGTGCTCAAGAAGAACGAAGTGGATTTGATCATATCTGACTGGAACATGCCCAAGATGACCGGCCTGGATCTGTTGAAAAAGGTGAGGGGTGAAGAATCCACAAAAAAAATCCCGTTTTTGATGGTTACGGCAGAAGCACAAAAGGATAACGTATTACAGGCGATTCAGGCTGGTGTGAGCAATTACGTCGTAAAACCGTTCACGGCTGATGCCATAAAGGAGAAATTGACGCAGGTGTTTAGTAAGAAGGCGAAATAA
- a CDS encoding YkgJ family cysteine cluster protein yields MTWQQNVEDFGEEIEPGSTFRFECHQGLSCFGRCCATDVTLTPYDIACMRRRLDTDSHQFLSAYCLTCVDTLTGFPSVLLKHKEDGTCIFLKSHGCNIYQSRPSCCRNYPLARVIEDDDKSGKRLTRYYLQRRADYCEGLGTGPEWAIKAYCEQNGLGPYEKANDIFLQIPFAFERLPFSLKHNKEVQTMIYQAVFDFDNFFEKYARFGPTTIPADDYEMVATVASITLNLIKRTANLKS; encoded by the coding sequence ATGACCTGGCAGCAAAATGTGGAAGATTTTGGCGAGGAGATCGAGCCTGGCTCCACATTCCGGTTTGAATGCCATCAGGGCCTGAGCTGTTTCGGCAGATGTTGCGCAACAGACGTAACCCTCACTCCCTATGACATTGCCTGCATGCGGAGGCGCCTGGACACGGACTCCCACCAGTTTCTCTCTGCTTATTGCTTAACCTGTGTGGATACCCTGACCGGATTTCCCTCTGTCCTCCTCAAGCACAAGGAAGATGGCACGTGTATTTTTCTCAAGAGCCACGGATGCAATATCTACCAAAGCAGGCCAAGCTGTTGCAGAAACTATCCCTTGGCACGAGTGATAGAAGATGATGACAAGAGTGGCAAAAGGCTGACCAGATATTATCTCCAGCGTCGTGCAGACTACTGTGAAGGCCTGGGCACGGGGCCCGAGTGGGCCATCAAGGCCTACTGTGAGCAAAACGGGCTTGGGCCTTACGAAAAGGCAAATGACATCTTTTTGCAGATTCCCTTTGCCTTTGAGAGACTTCCATTCAGCCTGAAGCACAACAAGGAAGTGCAGACTATGATCTACCAGGCCGTCTTTGACTTTGACAATTTTTTTGAAAAATACGCACGATTCGGCCCGACTACGATCCCTGCGGATGACTATGAGATGGTTGCCACGGTTGCCAGTATTACTCTGAACCTGATCAAACGAACAGCCAATCTGAAGTCATAA
- a CDS encoding HDOD domain-containing protein, translating to MKDVEEIIKSIEKLPPFPVVASQALKILDDPGASVGDVISVVQYDQAITANVLKMCNSAYYGLARKVHSLREGLVLLGNMQLKEIILASTVVKFFQPENKGYDLAKGELWKHAVATGIISRVISRRVSESEPPSLFTAALLHDIGKAVLNNFVHRYFVEIIALVDTGDYSFLEAESKTLGINHAELGEKIAKSWDFPEDIVQSIRLHHRPEEASAGDVITPIVYLANVITLSMGIGIGRDGLSYRGKQEVMKRYGLKPKDLQAIIIDFYDEYNKVQDVLKLA from the coding sequence ATGAAGGATGTTGAGGAAATAATAAAATCGATCGAAAAGCTTCCACCCTTTCCCGTTGTGGCCAGTCAGGCCCTGAAGATTCTGGATGACCCCGGCGCATCGGTTGGCGACGTTATCTCCGTGGTCCAGTATGATCAGGCAATCACGGCAAACGTGTTGAAGATGTGCAATTCGGCCTATTACGGGCTTGCAAGAAAGGTGCACTCCCTCCGGGAAGGCTTGGTGCTGCTGGGCAATATGCAGTTGAAGGAAATTATCCTGGCAAGCACGGTTGTCAAATTTTTTCAACCGGAAAACAAAGGGTATGATCTTGCAAAGGGGGAACTGTGGAAACACGCTGTGGCAACAGGGATCATCTCCAGGGTTATCTCCCGCCGCGTCAGTGAGTCCGAGCCTCCGTCCTTGTTTACGGCAGCGCTCCTGCACGACATAGGCAAAGCAGTGCTCAACAATTTTGTGCATAGATACTTTGTGGAGATCATAGCCCTGGTAGACACAGGGGACTATTCCTTTTTGGAAGCCGAAAGCAAGACGCTGGGCATTAATCATGCGGAACTTGGGGAAAAGATTGCTAAATCGTGGGATTTTCCCGAAGATATTGTTCAGTCAATACGGCTGCACCACAGGCCTGAGGAGGCTTCGGCAGGAGATGTGATCACGCCGATCGTCTATCTTGCCAACGTCATAACTCTATCCATGGGCATTGGTATAGGCCGTGACGGGCTGTCTTATCGTGGAAAACAGGAAGTCATGAAACGTTACGGTCTGAAACCAAAGGATCTGCAGGCGATTATTATAGATTTCTACGATGAGTACAACAAGGTCCAGGATGTTTTGAAGCTGGCGTAG
- a CDS encoding DUF433 domain-containing protein: MKIAPRINLDERIRFGKPVIVGTRVPVDLIMGKLAGGMTYEEVMAEYEITREDILAVLDYAAKILSSEQIKAVG, encoded by the coding sequence ATGAAGATAGCTCCAAGGATCAATTTGGATGAGAGAATTCGTTTCGGCAAGCCAGTAATTGTCGGTACGCGTGTTCCCGTGGATCTCATCATGGGTAAACTTGCGGGAGGAATGACATATGAAGAGGTTATGGCCGAGTACGAAATCACGCGTGAGGATATACTCGCTGTCCTTGACTATGCGGCCAAGATTCTGTCCAGCGAGCAGATTAAGGCGGTAGGATGA